The Toxorhynchites rutilus septentrionalis strain SRP chromosome 3, ASM2978413v1, whole genome shotgun sequence genome includes a region encoding these proteins:
- the LOC129773391 gene encoding uncharacterized protein LOC129773391 encodes MDPGYLKDEVSSKPFEDGTKYRSVVGALLYIAVCARPDIATSVGILGRKFSAPTEADWTAAKRVVRYLKGTKKWKLQLGGKNAKALVAFSDSDWAGDKSTRKSTTGYVVYYAGGAVCWVSRRQSCVTLSTMEAEYVALAETCQEVIWLRRLLEDFGEHQVTATVVNGDNQGCLSFARSARSSKRSKHIETKHHFVKDLCDRGEVVLQYCHTDQMRADVLTKPLGFVKHQQFAEQLGLVKSTESNGED; translated from the coding sequence GTGCACTACTCTATATTGCGGTATGTGCACGCCCGGACATTGCGACAAGTGTCGGGATTTTAGGTCGGAAATTCAGTGCTCCCACGGAAGCCGACTGGACAGCAGCGAAACGTGTAGTACGTTACCTAAAAGGTACGAAGAAATGGAAACTGCAACTTGGAGGTAAAAATGCTAAAGCATTGGTGGCATTTTCGGATTCGGATTGGGCAGGAGATAagagtacgcgaaaatcaacgACTGGATACGTTGTGTACTACGCAGGAGGAGCAGTCTGCTGGGTGAGTCGTCGGCAGAGTTGTGTAACGCTGTCGACAATGGAGGCTGAGTATGTCGCTCTGGCTGAGACGTGTCAGGAGGTTATCTGGCTGAGGCGACTACTCGAAGATTTTGGCGAACATCAAGTGACAGCAACAGTGGTCAATGGAGACAACCAAGGCTGTTTAAGCTTCGCACGTTCAGCAAGATCCAGCAAACGTTCCAAGCATATTGAGACCAAACATCATTTCGTTAAGGACCTGTGCGACAGAGGCGAGGTGGTGCTACAGTACTGCCATACGGACCAGATGCGAGCCGATGTGCTCACGAAGCCCTTAGGTTTCGTAAAGCACCAACAGTTTGCAGAACAGTTGGGATTGGTGAAATCGACCGAAAGTAATGGAGAGGATTAA